From Candidatus Margulisiibacteriota bacterium:
GCGATCTCTTGCGCGCGCGGAATAAAATTTGTCCGGGCGGTGTTCAGACTGACCGCGCGCCCGCCCGCCAGCTCGATCAGCGGCTGATACGACACGTAGCAGGGTTCCGCCACGATAACTTCGTCGCCAGGATTGAGAATAGAACGCAAAACCAGATCGACGGCTTCGCTCACGCCAAAAGTTATCAGCAACTCGCTTGCGGGATCGTAGCTCAATTTGTATTTGGTCAAATATTTGGCGATTTCCTGACGCAATTCAAGCAAGCCCCAATTGGACGTGTAGGACGTGCGGCCTTTTTCCAGCGCGTAAAACGCTTTCTCGCGGATACTCCACGGTGTGACAAAATCCGGCTCGCCAACGCCCAGCGAAATAATATCTTTCCGGCCAATGATGAGGTCAAAAAAACGGCGAATACCCGAAGGCGGCATCCGGCTGACAACCTGCGAATATTTAGCGGAACGCTCCATGCGGCCTCTTTACGGCGCGACTTCCAGACGGGAAGATTTTTCTTTGCCGGAAAGCACCGCGCCGTTTTCTTTGTACTTTTTCAAAACAAAATGCGTTTTCGTGCCGCGCACGCCGTCTAAAGGCGCCAGTTTTTCGGAAACGAAAAACGCGACCTCTTTTAAAGTTTTGCCTTCGAGGATGACCTGCAGATCGTAGCCGCCGGAAATCAGATACACGGACTCCACCTGCGGAAATTTATAGATCCGTTCGGCCAGCGCGTCAAAGCCGGTCTCGCGCTCCGGGGTCACGCTCAGCTCAATGATCGCGCGCACCATTTCTTTTTTGGCCGGCACTTTTTCGGGATTGACGATCACACCGTATTTGACGATGATACCTTCATCTTCCAGTTGCTTGATCTTTTTACGGACAATCTTGGCGTCTTTTTTGAGCATCGCGGCGATCTCTTCCGGCGTCAGCCGCGCGTCGTTTTGGAGCAGCTCCAGTATTTCGTCCATAAATAAACACCCCTTTTACACCGGCAGTATAGCAAATCCAGCGGGATAAGGAAATTAA
This genomic window contains:
- a CDS encoding Lrp/AsnC family transcriptional regulator, with the protein product MDEILELLQNDARLTPEEIAAMLKKDAKIVRKKIKQLEDEGIIVKYGVIVNPEKVPAKKEMVRAIIELSVTPERETGFDALAERIYKFPQVESVYLISGGYDLQVILEGKTLKEVAFFVSEKLAPLDGVRGTKTHFVLKKYKENGAVLSGKEKSSRLEVAP